The genomic window CGCCGACACCGTGGTCCGACGCCGTCGCACTGCTGGAGAAGGCCGAGGTCTTCTGGCTCTCGACGGTACGGCCCGACGGCCGCCCCCATGTCACCCCGCTGCTCTGCCCCTGGCTGGACGGGGCGCTGTACTTCACCACGGGTGAGGACGAGCGCAAGGCCCGCAACCTCGCCGCCAACCCGCACGTCGTCCTCACGACCGGCACGAACACGTCCGGCGGCGGCTGCGACCTGGTTGTCGAGGGCGAGGCGGTCCGGATCGGCGACGAGGAGCGGCTGGGCCGGCTGGCCGAGGCGTGGGAGGCGAAGTACGGCCCGGTGTGGCACTTCGAGGTGCGGGACGGGGCCTTCCACTCCCCGGGCGGGGGCCGCGCCCTGGTCTTCGAGGTCGCACCCGCCACGGCCTTCGGCTTCGCCAAGGGCGACGTCTACGGCCAGACCCGCTGGCGGTTCAGGGCCTGAACCGCCCGATCCGCCTGATCCGTCCGACACGACGCACGAGGGAGGCACCCCGGCGTGGAATGGACCCTCGAAGTGATCGTCATCCCGGTCACCGACATCGACCGGGCCAGGACCTTCTACGCCGACCAGTGCGGCTTCGACGTCGACCACGACACCCGCATCGGCAAGGGCGTCCGCATCATCCAGCTGACCCCGCCCGGCTCCACCTGCTCGATCGTCATCGGCGAGGGCATGCCACCGGCGCCCGGCCATACGTCCATGCCCCCCGGCGCGATCCAGGGCCTCCAGCTCTGCGTCCCGGACATCGAGACGGCCCACGACGACCTCCTCGCCCGCGGCGTCGCCGTCAGCGCGGTCCAGCACGTGTCCCCCACGGGCTGGGCCCAGGGCAAGGGCGAGCCCTGGAACTCCTTCGTCTTCTTCACCGACCCCGACGGCAACGGCTGGGTCGTACAGGAGGCGCCGGTGCCCCTGGCGGAACGCCGCCGTTCTTGATGTGCGTGCGGGGCCCTTACGGGCGGCGGCCCCACGCGGAGATCATCGGGG from Streptomyces sp. FIT100 includes these protein-coding regions:
- a CDS encoding pyridoxamine 5'-phosphate oxidase family protein — translated: MPTQSPPQEPQTQEPPTQEPRTDLDPRYSSPAATPTPWSDAVALLEKAEVFWLSTVRPDGRPHVTPLLCPWLDGALYFTTGEDERKARNLAANPHVVLTTGTNTSGGGCDLVVEGEAVRIGDEERLGRLAEAWEAKYGPVWHFEVRDGAFHSPGGGRALVFEVAPATAFGFAKGDVYGQTRWRFRA
- a CDS encoding VOC family protein, with translation MEWTLEVIVIPVTDIDRARTFYADQCGFDVDHDTRIGKGVRIIQLTPPGSTCSIVIGEGMPPAPGHTSMPPGAIQGLQLCVPDIETAHDDLLARGVAVSAVQHVSPTGWAQGKGEPWNSFVFFTDPDGNGWVVQEAPVPLAERRRS